In Procambarus clarkii isolate CNS0578487 chromosome 5, FALCON_Pclarkii_2.0, whole genome shotgun sequence, the following are encoded in one genomic region:
- the LOC138351002 gene encoding zinc finger protein ZFP2-like translates to MQSYQSSEHSEGFATKSHLEKHSRVHSGQKPYQCSVCPKGFVYKLNLVTHMRIHSGEKLYQCSKCLRDFAHKVYLESHMRVHSVEKQNQCSECKKSFTQKSQLVKHMRVHSGERPYQCSECLKSFAYKSYLVTHLRFHSGEKPYQCSECLKCFALKSHLVNHMRVHSGEKPYQCSVCKKCFSQKARLVIHLRVHSGEKPYQCSVCHLGFTDKTSLVTHTRIHSGEKPYQCSECLRCFGRNSYLVKHMRIHSGERPFQCSLCQKSFSDKSYLVIHLRFHSGEKPYKCSECLKCFVLKSHLAKHKRIHSGEKPYQCSVCLKCFAHSSYLVTHMRAHSGEKPYQCSECLKFFACNAYLLKHMRVH, encoded by the coding sequence ATGCAGTCGTATCAGAGTTCAGAGCATTCAGAAGGCTTTGCAACTAAGTCACATCTAGAAAAACACTCGAGAGTTCATTCAGGACAGAAACCCTATCAGTGTTCAGTGTGTCCAAAGGGCTTTGTATATAAgttaaatctagtaacacatatgAGAATTCATTCAGGTGAGAAACTGTATCAGTGTTCCAAGTGTTTAAGAGATTTTGCACACAAGGTGTATCTAGAATCACATATGAGAGTTCATTCAGTAGAGAAACAAAATCAGTGTTCTGAGTGTAAAAAAAGCTTTACACAAAAGTCACAACTAGTAAAACACATGAGAGTTCATTCAGGCGAGAGACCATATCAATGTTCAGAGTGTCTAAAAAGCTTTGCATATAAGTCGTACTTAGTGACACATTTGAGATTTCattcaggagagaaaccatatcagtgtTCTGAGTGTTTAAAATGTTTTGCACTTAAATCACATCTAGTAAATCACATGAGAGTTCattcaggagagaaaccataccaATGTTCAGTGTGTAAAAAATGTTTTTCACAGAAGGCACGTCTAGTAATACACTTGAGAGTTCATTCCGGAGAGAAACCTTATCAGTGTTCGGTGTGTCATCTAGGCTTTACAGACAAAACATCTTTAGTGACACACACGAGGATTCATTCAGGAGAGAAACCGTATCAGTGTTCTGAGTGTCTAAGATGCTTTGGACGTAATTCATATTTAGTAAAGCACATGAGAATTCATTCAGGAGAGAGACCCTTTCAGTGTTCATTGTGTCAAAAAAGTTTTTCAGATAAATCATATTTAGTGATACATTTGAGATTTCATTCTGGAGAGAAACCATATAAGTGCTCTGAGTGCTTAAAATGCTTTGTACTAAAGTCACATCTAGCAAAGCACAAGAGAATTCATTCAGGAGAGAAACCCTATCAATGTTCAGTGTGTCTAAAATGCTTTGCACACAGTTCATATTTAGTGACACACATGAGAGCTCactcaggagagaaaccatatcagtgtTCTGAGTGTCTAAAATTCTTTGCATGTAATGCATATCTATTAAAGCACATGAGAGTTCATTGA